A stretch of Lathyrus oleraceus cultivar Zhongwan6 chromosome 6, CAAS_Psat_ZW6_1.0, whole genome shotgun sequence DNA encodes these proteins:
- the LOC127096986 gene encoding uncharacterized protein LOC127096986, producing MVESVQINDLELTLKPFYRRASEAEERLSRLEAAINNKKDTGNEEQLKMVNDLQSKLEAANAELLLQRREAQVLAAENEKLQYRIIHLLRSLKNADLKLEQVKALEQLESLKLQDS from the exons ATGGTTGAGTCCGTTCAAATAAATGACTTGGAACTCACCTTAAAGCCTTTCTATCGCAGAGCTTCTGAAGCTGAG GAACGCTTATCTAGACTTGAAGCTGCCATCAATAATAAAAAGG ATACTGGGAATGAGGAACAGTTGAAAATGGTTAATGATCTTCAGTCAAAGTTAGAAGCTGCAAACGCTGAGTTACTTTTACAAAGACGAGAG GCTCAGGTGCTTGCTGCAGAAAACGAAAAACTTCAATACCGTATAATACATCTTCTGCGATCACTCAAGAATGCTGATTTGAAATTAGAGCAA GTTAAAGCGCTGGAACAGCTGGAGAGCTTGAAATTGCAAGATTCTTAA